Proteins encoded within one genomic window of Bos indicus isolate NIAB-ARS_2022 breed Sahiwal x Tharparkar chromosome 23, NIAB-ARS_B.indTharparkar_mat_pri_1.0, whole genome shotgun sequence:
- the LOC139178819 gene encoding histone H4: MSGRGKGGKGLGKGGAKRHRKVLRDNIQGITKPAIRRLARRGGVKRISGLIYEETRGVLKVFLENVIRDAVTYTEHAKRKTVTAMDVVYALKRQGRTLYGFGG, encoded by the coding sequence ATGTCTGGTCGCGGCAAAGGCGGAAAGGGTCTGGGCAAAGGAGGCGCTAAGCGCCACCGCAAAGTCCTTCGTGATAACATCCAGGGCATTACCAAGCCTGCTATTCGGCGCCTGGCTCGTCGTGGTGGTGTGAAGCGCATCTCCGGGCTCATCTACGAGGAGACCCGCGGGGTGCTGAAGGTGTTCCTGGAGAACGTGATCCGCGACGCGGTCACCTACACCGAGCACGCCAAGCGCAAGACTGTCACCGCCATGGACGTGGTCTACGCGCTCAAGCGACAGGGCCGCACGCTCTACGGCTTCGGCGGCTGA